A single region of the Thioalkalivibrio nitratireducens DSM 14787 genome encodes:
- a CDS encoding DUF2934 domain-containing protein, giving the protein MAAGAQLRCQYRWQALGGCIMAKQPKKGVTQSEAAAAVSEPAATVAAKPKQPARASKKAAPTEKKPAARKAAPRKATNGSGARARNTATANGADVSPEQRYRMIQDAAYFIAERNGFTGDHHAHWLEAEQAIDAQLGGR; this is encoded by the coding sequence GTGGCTGCCGGCGCGCAGCTCCGTTGTCAATATCGCTGGCAAGCTCTAGGGGGCTGCATCATGGCAAAACAACCGAAGAAAGGCGTAACCCAGTCCGAGGCCGCGGCAGCGGTGTCCGAACCCGCGGCGACCGTAGCGGCGAAGCCGAAGCAACCGGCGCGCGCAAGCAAGAAGGCCGCACCGACTGAGAAGAAGCCCGCCGCGCGCAAGGCAGCACCGCGCAAGGCAACGAACGGTAGCGGAGCGCGGGCACGGAACACGGCGACGGCCAACGGTGCGGATGTCAGTCCCGAGCAGCGCTACCGCATGATTCAGGATGCCGCGTATTTCATCGCCGAGCGCAACGGGTTCACCGGTGACCATCATGCTCACTGGCTGGAGGCCGAACAGGCCATCGACGCCCAGCTCGGCGGGCGCTGA
- a CDS encoding RDD family protein, producing the protein MPAGERWEDPGRVHPWIRLWARAFDVLLVAVPLGLAQWHWFRPAEPGWFDLMLFGMLALFVWLLLEPILISRLATSPGKWVFSIRILNRDGSRLSYSQALRRSDMVWAKGLGAGTPLIGQFLMAAQHYQLSRDATTFWDDEGGFDVRHGEIRAPRVIAAAAIVAFAVIALAAGAY; encoded by the coding sequence ATGCCTGCGGGCGAACGTTGGGAGGATCCGGGCCGCGTCCATCCGTGGATCCGACTCTGGGCGCGAGCCTTCGATGTATTGCTGGTCGCGGTGCCACTGGGGCTGGCCCAGTGGCACTGGTTCCGGCCGGCGGAGCCAGGCTGGTTCGACCTGATGCTGTTCGGCATGCTCGCGCTGTTCGTTTGGCTGCTGCTCGAACCCATCCTGATCAGCCGTCTGGCTACGAGCCCCGGCAAGTGGGTGTTCTCGATCCGGATCCTGAACCGGGATGGTTCCCGGCTCAGCTACTCGCAGGCGCTGCGCCGCTCGGACATGGTCTGGGCCAAGGGGCTCGGCGCGGGCACGCCGCTGATCGGCCAGTTCCTGATGGCTGCCCAGCATTACCAACTGTCGCGCGACGCCACCACCTTCTGGGATGACGAGGGCGGTTTCGACGTCCGCCACGGCGAGATCCGGGCTCCCCGTGTAATTGCCGCGGCCGCGATCGTAGCCTTTGCCGTTATCGCCCTGGCTGCAGGGGCTTACTGA